The genomic window AATCTGGTTAGCAAGACACTAGCAATTGCAGTGAAGAACCAGGCGCCAAGGAAACCTTCAAGGGTTTTTTTGGGCGAGATTTCAATTAGTTTGGTACGTCCAAATGTGATACCACACAAGTATGcaaaaatatcattcaCAATAACCAAACCACAAGGCAATAGGAACCAGATTAGTCCATTTATAACATTGTTGATGATCAAGTGTGCCTGGAAAACTACCAATAGCAAAACCATGTGGGTGATGCATAGAGAGGCGAATTGGAACTTGAGGTACCCCTTTCTCAAGCTACAAACGAACATAACGAATCCTAACACATAAAGACAGTAGCTGACAAACTTGTGGTTGGATGCAATGAAGTTTAAGGCCGAGTATTTCACAAAGGATTCAtcgaagaatttgaagagagACTTACCATCCAAGTAGTAGATAGTCGTAAATAAAAAGTACCAATTCAAAGTTCTAGTCAAAGGCAAGTTCTTTTCACGACCAGAGCGACCAGTGACAGCAATGCATTCTTTGAAAGTAGCGATTTGACATGCCAATATAAGTATAATACACCAGAAATGACCGGAGGCtaaaatgaagaaaaaccCTGCAATCATAACAAAAGTCCATACTGTTCTAACAGCAAAGTTGTACAGCTTTGAATcctttttgatttcatttttacTGACAGCTTTCTCCTGTGCTTTCTCATTCTCCTGATGGCGATGATGAGTTTCATTCACCAATTCTGAATCTTTACGACTCTTCTGAGGTGAAGAAGCAGCGGACCCTGGATGGGTGCGGTGGCTCTTTTTCTTACCTGCCATATCTATTCAGCTTTCTTGGTGTAAAAGTTCTGAAATAATACAACGGTCCTCTTCCCTTGACTACTGATTGGATATATAATCTGCTATGCAAAGGTTAACAATGCTTTATGGCGATGGTTTTTATCTTTTACGTATGAGAATTCTCATGATCGATAATTTTCTTTGAGATTCAGATCATGTGACATGTGAAAAAGTAAGGGCTCACTAATCTAAGGCACTTACAGGCACATGCATGCATGAGTTACATATAGTGATACTATAATTCTTGTTACAAAAGCccttgtttcttcaattcctCGTATACTTGAGAACTCATAACATTGCCCTCGCTATCTTCCTCTTCCAAGGCCATAGCAGTTGCAGATAGTCCTGGTGTCGCAGATATCTTGTTAGATGAGTTCTTCGAGTTCATACTTTCCCATAGGGTTTTGGCTTCGGATATAGTCGAGATATCCTTGAATGCAGGGGAGGGTGTAATTCCTAGCGATCTTAAACCCTCtgtatgttttttttgctgGAAGTGCTTTTCGAATTCTCTCCTACCGTGATAGATTTGGTTTCCGCAAATCTCACATGTGTATTTGACATCTAATCCTTGAACTTTGTATAGCCAACGGGGTATAGGGAAACCATCAGGTCCAAGAGGCAAAGAAAATGGGTTCGAAGGATCTACTTCTTTagtctgttttttttcatcgTCTGCTTCTTGATAAGCGGGCTTGTCTTCCTTTTCATCTGGACCGTATAACGAAGATTCATACTGCTCTTGTAACTTGTCCATTTCTTCACGAAGTTCTTCATCCGTGAATGCCAACTTTCTTTCGACAAAGGATAAGGTGTTTTGTAGCTCTTTACTAAAGAACTGCGAGTAAAAGTGGAATGTGAATTCTCCAAGCAGGTTTTTCCTGTTTTTTGACAAGATGTCCGCATAAGCTTTAGAATTTAGGTAATCATTTAGAGCGTTTTGATTATCAAACTCTTTATCCCCAACAACACAGAAcaattttccttcttctgaGCTTTGAGGTACAGGAATACCGATTGAAATATACTTAGTGAAATCATCTTGTATCTTTTTGGATAAAATCTCCTTGTCTATTAACGGATAGGCttttgagaagaaagatttgTAATATTTCACAACATTCGTTATTAGAAGTCGGTATTCTTTAgtgtttctttctataagtggattgaacaaaaaatcATAGGTGGTGAAAGACTGTAGTAAATGAATAAACATAGTCATCGTATAATCTGCcttttttataatattaagCCAGCTTGAAAAGAGTCCCGAAAGTTCCAAATACATACCGAAGTATTCATTTCTATCAAAAGATTTTTGAACATCAATTATTTGACCAAATGAAGATAGTATATTCTTGGTGTTTCCAATGGAACTTGAAAACATTTggtacttctttttagtTTCCTCTAAAGACTGAGATTCTTGGGAGCTGTTGTTTATAATTTCTGACGTTATCTTCtcgaacttttcaaaagtgAGATCATCATCTTTAAATTGGTCAACTAGAACAGGGTTGAGACTATCTTGCTGTAAACATTTTAATAATTTCCTGTATCTTCCTAGGAATAACGAAATTTCTAGTTCTTGTGCCTTCATTTGCTTACGTGAcctcttgctcttctttgACTTGTATATCCTGTTTGAAGTTACGTCTGACTTTGGAACTTCAAGATGTGATTCTCCTAGAGTGCGTAATGTATCATTGAACTTGTAGAAGATCTCCGGGTTTCTTCGTAGCCTAGCTGAAATAGCATCTTCTATAATTTCTAACTCTTCTAATATACCTCGCTTCTGCTCAAAACATAGGTTAGGCATGTTGA from Kluyveromyces marxianus DMKU3-1042 DNA, complete genome, chromosome 6 includes these protein-coding regions:
- the CDS1 gene encoding phosphatidate cytidylyltransferase, which encodes MAGKKKSHRTHPGSAASSPQKSRKDSELVNETHHRHQENEKAQEKAVSKNEIKKDSKLYNFAVRTVWTFVMIAGFFFILASGHFWCIILILACQIATFKECIAVTGRSGREKNLPLTRTLNWYFLFTTIYYLDGKSLFKFFDESFVKYSALNFIASNHKFVSYCLYVLGFVMFVCSLRKGYLKFQFASLCITHMVLLLVVFQAHLIINNVINGLIWFLLPCGLVIVNDIFAYLCGITFGRTKLIEISPKKTLEGFLGAWFFTAIASVLLTRLLTPYYYMTCPVTDIKTNVFTPLTCELNPVFVPQDYRLPPIIFEKIGIEVVTLKPIYLHALNLATFASLFAPFGGFFASGLKRTFQVKDFGDSIPGHGGITDRVDCQFLMGSFMNLYYETFISENRITVGTVVSTILMNLDPAEIVQLIQTLNKALYDSDIMKKDVYDKITELYNS
- the PRP9 gene encoding SF3a splicing factor complex subunit PRP9, giving the protein MPNLCFEQKRGILEELEIIEDAISARLRRNPEIFYKFNDTLRTLGESHLEVPKSDVTSNRIYKSKKSKRSRKQMKAQELEISLFLGRYRKLLKCLQQDSLNPVLVDQFKDDDLTFEKFEKITSEIINNSSQESQSLEETKKKYQMFSSSIGNTKNILSSFGQIIDVQKSFDRNEYFGMYLELSGLFSSWLNIIKKADYTMTMFIHLLQSFTTYDFLFNPLIERNTKEYRLLITNVVKYYKSFFSKAYPLIDKEILSKKIQDDFTKYISIGIPVPQSSEEGKLFCVVGDKEFDNQNALNDYLNSKAYADILSKNRKNLLGEFTFHFYSQFFSKELQNTLSFVERKLAFTDEELREEMDKLQEQYESSLYGPDEKEDKPAYQEADDEKKQTKEVDPSNPFSLPLGPDGFPIPRWLYKVQGLDVKYTCEICGNQIYHGRREFEKHFQQKKHTEGLRSLGITPSPAFKDISTISEAKTLWESMNSKNSSNKISATPGLSATAMALEEEDSEGNVMSSQVYEELKKQGLL